Proteins encoded by one window of Cannabis sativa cultivar Pink pepper isolate KNU-18-1 chromosome 4, ASM2916894v1, whole genome shotgun sequence:
- the LOC115714821 gene encoding small ubiquitin-related modifier 1: protein MSATGGGAGGGGGGGGQEEDKKPVDQTAHINLKVKGQDGNEVFFRIKRSTQLRKLMTAYCDRQSVELNSIAFLFDGRRLRVDQTPDELEMEDGDEIDAMLHQTGGSP, encoded by the exons ATGTCGGCGACTGGCGGCGGAGCCggcggaggtggtggtggtggtggtcagGAGGAAGACAAGAAGCCCGTCGACCAGACTGCTCACATTAATCTCAAAGTCAAGGGTCAG GATGGTAATGAGGTGTTCTTCAGGATCAAAAGAAGCACCCAATTGCGCAAGCTCATGACTGCATACTGTGATAGGCAATCTGTGGAGCTCAACTCCATTGCATTTCTTTTTGATGGACGCAGACTACGAGTCGATCAGACTCCAGATGAG CTTGAGATGGAAGACGGTGATGAGATAGATGCAATGCTGCACCAAACTGGAGGGAGCCCATGA
- the LOC115714825 gene encoding ER lumen protein-retaining receptor, with translation MNIFRFAGDMTHLASVLVLLLKIHTIKSCAGVSLKTQELYAIVFATRYLDIFTDFISLYNTFMKLVFLGSSFSIVWYMRSHKIVRRSYDKDQDTFRHYFLIVPCLLLAMIINEKFTFREVLWTFSLFLEAVAILPQLVLLQRTRNIDNLTGQYIFLLGAYRAFYIFNWIYRYFTEPHYVHWIPWIAGLLQTLLYGDFFYYYFHSWKNNKKLQLPA, from the exons ATGAATATATTCAGATTCGCCGGTGATATGACCCACTTGGCGAGCGTCCtcgtcttgcttctcaagatcCACACTATCAAATCCTGTGCTG GTGTTTCATTGAAAACTCAAGAACTGTATGCCATTGTTTTTGCTACTCGTTACTTGGATATCTTTACGGATTTCATATCTCTATACAATACCTTTATGAAATTGGTATTCTTGGGGAGCTCATTTTCGATTGTTTGGTACATGAGGAGCCATAAGATTGTACGTAGGTCTTATGATAAAGACCAAGATACATTTCGCCATTACTTCCTCATTGTGCCATGCTTACTCTTGGCCATGATCATTAATGAGAAGTTCACCTTTAGAGAG GTTTTGTGGACATTTTCATTGTTCTTAGAAGCTGTTGCTATTCTTCCTCAACTGGTGTTGTTACAGAGAACAAGAAATATTGACAACTTGACTGGGCAATATATATTCCTTCTTGG GGCATACCGAGCATTCTACATTTTCAACTGGATTTACCGCTACTTCACTGAGCCACACTATGTTCACTGGATTC CTTGGATTGCAGGGCTCCTCCAAACACTGCTATATGGAGAtttcttctattattatttCCACAG CTGGAAGAACAATAAAAAGCTTCAGTTACCAGCTTGA
- the LOC115715160 gene encoding protein XRI1: MDCDNDKSEQWGWEKDIHFQKDPNYVMSEGLWNGVAQNGEDISYMFDEEATPVKACMDLEYHGDHNDNLNKEVEKESFSQMKRRRMLQFTNEDMDNSLLCDEISSVFLNSNEIDSLEEALPSVSDWMSGFTEETSASASGYETLDHSSDEWITDCLNDSSMHLSSDTLNTSGTSDFQINVSEFCETAPEYENNLPQQPVSTPQKIVIKGRKSFIRTPTKLATSVAYPFAFIKPSGAHGDVTLKDINQRIRTPPPLKSKKTYEDPTIPYPTSAFSGKPVVGKTKIRTEGGRGSITIMRTKG, translated from the exons ATGGACTGCGATAACGACAA AAGTGAGCAATGGGGTTGGGAAAAGGATATTCATTTCCAAAAGGATCCAAATTACG TCATGTCTGAAGGCCTTTGGAATGGAGTGGCTCAAAATGGAGAAGATATTTCTTATATGTTTGATGAGGAAGCAACCCCAGTTAAGGCCTGTATGGATTTGGAATACCACGGTGACCACAACG ATAACTTGAACAAAGAAGTTGAAAAGGAGTCATTTTCACAAATGAAGAGGCGCCGGATGCTACAATTTACCAACGAAGACATGGATAATTCCCTTCTCTGTGATGAGATTTCATCGGTCTTCCTTAACTCAAAT GAAATTGATTCCCTCGAGGAGGCTCTACCCTCTGTTTCCGATTGGATGTCTGGATTCAcag AAGAGACATCTGCGTCTGCCTCTGGATATGAAACACTGGATCATTCGTCGGATGAATGGATTACAGACTGCCTTAATGATAGTTCGATGCATTTGAGCTCCGATACTTT GAATACTTCTGGCACATCTGATTTTCAAATTAATGTCTCAG AGTTTTGTGAGACTGCACCAGAGTATGAAAATAACTTGCCTCAACAGCCTGTTTCTACTCCACAGAAGATAGTTATCAAAG GTAGAAAGTCTTTCATCCGAACTCCAACTAAGCTGGCTACTTCAGTGGCATACCCGTTTGCCTTCATTAAACCCTCAGGTGCCCATGGAGATGTAACTCTGAAGGATATAAACCAGAGAATCCGAACTCCACCACCTTTAAAGTCAAAGAAAACGTACGAAGATCCAACCATTCCTTACCCCACTTCAGCCTTTTCCGGTAAGCCTGTTGTTGGAAAGACTAAGATTCGTACCGAAGGAGGAAGAGGTAGCATCACAATTATGAGAACAAAAGGCTAA
- the LOC115714277 gene encoding purple acid phosphatase 15 yields MASLFHALLLLCFAYGFGLLITSVRAAIPTTLEGPFDPFTAPFDTNLRGNAVDLPDSDPRVRRRVKGFEPEQISVSLSSHYDSVWISWITGEYQIGFDINPLDPTRVSSIVHYGQLRYPMSYEAEGYSLVYSQLYPFQGLQNYTSGIIHHVRLTGLKPSTRYYYRCGDPSIPAMSQIYNFKTMPMSGPRSYPKRIAIVGDLGLTYNTSTTISHLISSKPDLVLLVGDVTYANLYLTNGTGSDCYSCSFSDTPIHETYQPRWDYWGRFMQKLVSKIPIMVIEGNHEIEDQAENQSFVAYSSRFAFPSEESGSSSTFYYSFNAGGIHFIMLGAYIAYDRAANQYKWLEQDLANVDRSVTPWLVATWHPPWYSSYKAHYREAECMRVEMEELLYSYGVDIVFNGHVHAYERSNRVFNYTLDPCGPVYITVGDGGNREKMATEHVDEPGNCPEPSTTPDPYMGGFCATNFTSGPAAGKFCWDRQPDYSAFRESSFGHGILEMKNETWALWTWYRNQDTEKEEGDQIYIVRQPHICLGQQESPEQGHSDI; encoded by the exons ATGGCTTCTCTGTTTCATGCCCTTCTTCTTCTCTGTTTTGCTTATGGTTTTGGTCTACTCATCACTTCTGTTCGGGCTGCTATTCCCACCACCTTGGAAGGTCCCTTTGACCCTTTTACCGCTCCTTTCGATACCAATTTACGCGGCAACGCTGTTGATTTGCCTGACTCTGACCCCCGCGTTCGTCGCAGGGTTAAGGGTTTTGAGCCAGAGCAGATTTCAGTCTCCCTTTCCTCTCATTACGATTCTGTCTGGATTTCATGGATTACAG ggGAATACCAAATTGGTTTTGACATAAATCCATTAGATCCTACAAGGGTATCCAGTATTGTTCATTATGGGCAACTAAGATATCCAATGTCATATGAAGCAGAAGGCTATTCTCTCGTTTATAGTCAGCTATATCCTTTTCAAGGCCTGCAAAATTACACTTCTGGGATCATCCATCACGTTCGCCTAACAG GATTGAAACCAAGTACACGATATTATTATCGATGTGGAGATCCCTCTATACCAGCCATGAGTCAAATATACAATTTCAAGACTATGCCAATGTCTGGTCCCCGGAGCTATCCAAAAAGGATAGCTATTGTGGGAGATCTTGGTCTTACTTACAATACATCTACAACTATCAGTCACCTGATTAGTAGTAAACCCGATCTTGTTCTTTTGGTCGGGGATGTAACTTATGCAAATTTGTATCTTACAAATGGAACTGGTTCGGattgctattcttgttctttctcAGATACTCCAATTCATGAGACCTATCAACCTCGCTGGGATTACTGGGGAAG GTTTATGCAGAAATTAGTTTCTAAAATTCCCATAATGGTTATAGAAGGTAACCATGAAATAGAAGACCAGGCTGAAAACCAGAGTTTTGTGGCTTACAGTTCTCGGTTTGCATTCCCATCTGAAGAAAGTGGTTCTTCATCTACATTCTACTACTCCTTTAATGCAGGGGGAATCCATTTTATCATGCTCGGGGCTTACATCGCCTATGATAGGGCCG CAAACCAGTACAAGTGGCTGGAGCAAGATCTGGCTAATGTGGACCGATCTGTAACTCCATGGTTGGTAGCTACTTGGCATCCTCCTTGGTACTCTAGCTATAAAGCCCATTACAGAGAAGCAGAGTGCATGAGAGTGGAAATGGAAGAACTACTTTACTCCTATGGTGTTGACATAGTGTTCAATGGACAT GTTCATGCTTATGAGCGGTCAAATCGCGTTTTTAATTATACCTTAGATCCTTGTGGTCCTGTGTATATAACTGTTGGGGATGGAGGTAACCGAGAAAAAATGGCTACTGAACATGTTGATGAACCGGGTAATTGCCCCGAGCCATCAACTACGCCTGATCCATACATGGGTGGCTTTTGTGCAACAAACTTTACGTCTGGCCCAGCTGCAGGAAAGTTCTGTTGGGACAGGCAACCTGATTACAGTGCTTTTAGAGAAAGCAGCTTTGGCCATGGAATCCTTGAG ATGAAGAATGAGACTTGGGCTCTGTGGACTTGGTATCGAAATCAGGACACAGAAAAAGAAGAGGGAGATCAAATTTACATAGTGAGGCAACCTCATATTTGCCTTGGCCAGCAGGAGTCACCCGAACAGGGGCATTCAGACATTTGA